The Kluyveromyces lactis strain NRRL Y-1140 chromosome D complete sequence genome has a window encoding:
- the STE13 gene encoding Ste13p (similar to uniprot|P33894 Saccharomyces cerevisiae YOR219C STE13 Dipeptidyl aminopeptidase Golgi integral membrane protein that cleaves on the carboxyl side of repeating -X-Ala- sequences required for maturation of alpha factor transcription is induced by a-factor): MTTTHKRTNPHMFLQRLNSSVSSLSTIPQGEQVVNFELDSFQESDSERLSKGSPHDELDVERQLSVWDYGSYSNKWIVWIKWLTVLLIGTLGTILIMNIFFQGIYLGTATDDTTYLINKRGFTIDAFLNGTFVSREDTFKFIAPPAIEYIPKEKDSGLYLTMEKNSQKDDIIVAKRLNDKDFRKLISPLQFTFNEHKYSLESISIDYSLDYAILGSNVIKEYRHSSSGLYWLYNLKTSVLTPVKGKDSKSPHPRLSYCHFSPSYRYIYFVEDNDLHVQSLDDQGDIYRITSDGSNYVLNGRTDWVYEEELLADDVAVWWAPDDSKLAFSRIDDAKVSNYNYQTFINGKQTPTLRSMKYPLPGASNPVICLFLYDLTNNSLNAIKETTEEEGILLYYAKWVDNNNLLFKVSDRESKILDTMIFNSENNQTKRLLTRDANTYNGWIEKCKEIIVVRRKGQDINTGFLDILPDKNGYHHIFHFASSEDTNPRQITEGSWEVKEILGVEGESEIVYFQSNLFHPMGLQLHTASLKDNSATLNLQQTEVLEYSKFTLSTSCKFAIKQYLGPDVPYTYAGDLWQLLNASEDDHSKILLTKNEHIEEAIQMYDYPVTDYKEITLEDYTEINYVEIKPKTFEPEKKYPLLVYVYGGPGSETFNTKFSSALEESISSSINAIVLKIEPRGTGGKGWNFKSWANRNIGFWEPRDIINVTKKYIETQKDVIAQDKVAIWGWSYGGFTTLKTLEFDKGSVFKYGVSVAPVTDWKYYDSVYSERYLGSPLSSDAYDKNAKIKDYDSFKFTKRFLLMHGTADDNVHIQNTYELIDNFNLHSVRNYDMHIFPDSDHSIYFHNAQRMVYEKIYFWIKDAFLGRLDSLE, translated from the coding sequence ATGACCACAACTCATAAGAGGACGAACCCACATATGTTTCTACAGAGACTCAATTCCAGCGTGTCATCACTGAGTACCATTCCCCAGGGTGAGCAAGTGGTAAACTTTGAACTTGACTCTTTCCAGGAATCGGATTCAGAACGTCTATCGAAAGGAAGCCCGCACGATGAATTAGATGTGGAAAGGCAATTGTCAGTGTGGGATTACGGTTCTTATTCTAATAAATGGATAGTTTGGATCAAGTGGTTGACGGTACTGCTAATTGGTACTCTGGGTACGATTTTAATCATGaatatcttcttccaagGCATCTATTTAGGTACAGCGACAGACGATACCACATATCTAATAAACAAAAGAGGATTCACAATTGATGCATTTTTGAATGGGACCTTTGTTAGCCGCGAAGATACTTTTAAATTTATAGCACCTCCGGCAATTGAATACATACCGAAAGAAAAGGATTCCGGGCTTTACTTAACGATGGAGAAAAATTCtcaaaaagatgatattATAGTAGCGAAACGACTTAATGATAAGGATTTTCGTAAGCTGATTTCTCCGTTACAATTTACCTTCAATGAACACAAATATTCACTTGAATCTATTAGCATCGACTATTCTTTGGATTATGCCATCCTCGGCTCAAATGTTATTAAAGAGTATAGACATTCCTCAAGTGGCTTGTATTGGCTgtacaatttgaaaacgTCCGTATTGACTCCTGTGAAGGGAAAGGATTCAAAATCTCCACATCCCAGGCTATCGTATTGTCACTTTTCTCCCAGTTATAGGTATATTTACTTCGTTGAAGATAACGATCTTCACGTTCAGTCCCTCGATGACCAAGGTGACATTTACAGGATAACTTCAGACGGTTCGAATTACGTTTTAAACGGCAGAACAGATTGGGTCTACGAAGAAGAGCTTCTGGCTGATGATGTAGCTGTTTGGTGGGCTCCTGACGACAGCAAACTTGctttttcaagaatagATGACGCGAAGGTTAGTAATTATAACTATCAGACTTTCATCAATGGTAAACAGACTCCTACTTTGAGAAGTATGAAATATCCGCTCCCCGGTGCTTCCAATCCTGTCATTTGTTTGTTCCTTTATGATTTGACTaataattctttgaacGCAATTAAAGAgacaacagaagaagaaggtattCTGCTCTATTATGCAAAATGGGTCGATAATAACAATTTATTGTTCAAAGTATCAGACCGtgaatcaaaaattttggaCACGATGATCTTCAATAGTGAAAATAATCAAACAAAGCGATTACTAACTAGAGATGCCAACACATATAATGGTTGGATTGAGAAGTGCAAAGAAATTATTGTAGTTCGCAGGAAAGGTCAAGATATAAATACGGGTTTTTTGGATATTTTGCCAGATAAAAATGGGTACCAtcacatttttcattttgcGTCTTCAGAGGATACAAACCCAAGACAGATAACTGAAGGAAGTTGGGaagttaaagaaattttgGGTGTGGAGGGAGAATCTGAAATTGTTTACTTTCAATCAAATTTGTTTCATCCAATGGGCCTGCAGCTCCATACCGCTTCATTAAAAGATAACAGTGCAACACTGAATTTACAGCAAACAGAAGTGCTTGAGTATTCAAAGTTTACATTGTCCACTAGTTGTAAATTTGCAATTAAACAGTATCTGGGACCAGATGTTCCATACACCTACGCCGGAGATCTGTGGCAATTGCTCAACGCTTCGGAAGATGATCACAGTAAAATACTTCTTACAAAAAATGAACACATCGAAGAGGCTATACAAATGTACGACTACCCCGTAACGGATTACAAGGAAATCACACTGGAGGATTACACAGAAATAAACTATGTTGAAATAAAACCGAAAACTTTCGAACCGGAGAAAAAATATCCTTTATTGGTTTATGTTTACGGGGGTCCTGGCTCAGAGACTTTCAACACCAAATTTTCCTCAGCGTTGGAAGAGAGTATATCTTCTAGTATAAATGCTATTGTACTGAAAATCGAGCCAAGGGGCACAGGTGGAAAAGGATGGAACTTTAAAAGTTGGGCCAACAGAAACATCGGCTTCTGGGAACCCCGTGATATCATTAATGTCACAAAAAAGTACATCGAAACTCAAAAGGATGTAATTGCCCAAGACAAGGTAGCAATATGGGGATGGTCATACGGAGGTTTTACCACTTTGAAAACccttgaatttgataaagGAAGTGTTTTTAAATATGGAGTTTCTGTTGCTCCGGTGACTGACTGGAAATATTACGATTCAGTATATTCTGAAAGATATTTGGGGTCACCCCTTTCATCAGATGCATATGACAAAAACGCTAAAATCAAAGACTATGACTCCTTCAAGTTCACAAAAAGATTTCTGTTGATGCACGGTACGGCAGATGATAACGTCCACATCCAGAATACTTATGAACTAATAGACAATTTTAATTTGCATAGTGTTCGGAATTATGACATGCATATATTCCCAGATTCCGACCACTCAATTTATTTCCACAATGCTCAAAGAATGGTATATGAGAAGATATATTTTTGGATTAAGGATGCCTTTTTAGGGAGGTTAGACAGTTTAGAATAG
- the RPL5 gene encoding 60S ribosomal protein uL18 (highly similar to uniprot|P26321 Saccharomyces cerevisiae YPL131W RPL5 component of the large (60S) ribosomal subunit), with product MAFIKDIKTSAYHSRYQTPFRRRREGKTDYYARKRLVAQHKAKYNTPKYRLVVRFTNKDIITQIVSSTITGDIVLAAAYSHELPRYGITHGLTNWSAAYATGLLLARRTLQKLGLDETYPGVEEVEGEYELTEAVEDGPRPFKVYLDVGLQRTTTGARIFGALKGASDGGLYVPHSENRFPGWDFEAEELDADLLRTYIFGGHVSQYMEELADDDEERYRELFKGYLADDIDADAVEDIYADAHAAIREDPAFKPTEKKFTKEQYAAESKKYRQVKLTREERKARVAAKISALAPQE from the coding sequence ATGGCTTTCATCAAGGACATCAAGACCTCTGCTTACCACTCCAGATACCAAACTCcattcagaagaagaagagaaggTAAGACTGACTACTATGCCAGAAAGAGATTAGTCGCTCAACACAAGGCTAAGTACAACACTCCAAAGTACAGATTGGTTGTTAGATTCACCAACAAGGACATCATCACCCAAATCGTCTCTTCTACCATCACTGGTGACATTGTTTTGGCCGCTGCTTACTCTCACGAACTACCAAGATACGGTATTACCCATGGTTTGACTAACTGGTCTGCTGCTTACGCTACCGGTTTGTTGTTGGCCAGAAGAACTTTGCAAAAGTTGGGTTTGGACGAAACCTACCCAggtgttgaagaagttgaaggTGAATACGAATTGACCGAAGCTGTTGAAGACGGTCCAAGACCATTCAAGGTCTACTTGGATGTCGGTTTGCAAAGAACCACCACCGGTGCCAGAATCTTCGGTGCTTTGAAGGGTGCTTCTGACGGTGGTTTGTACGTTCCTCACTCTGAAAACAGATTCCCAGGTTGGGACTTCGAAGCTGAAGAATTGGACGCTGATTTGTTGAGAACTTACATCTTCGGTGGTCACGTTTCCCAATACATGGAAGAATTGGccgatgatgatgaagaaagatacAGAGAATTGTTCAAGGGTTACTTGGCCGATGACATCGATGCCGATGCCGTCGAAGACATCTACGCTGATGCTCACGCTGCTATCAGAGAAGACCCAGCCTTCAAGCCaactgaaaagaagttcACCAAGGAACAATACGCTGCTGAATCCAAGAAATACAGACAAGTCAAGTTGaccagagaagaaagaaaggcCCGTGTTGCTGCCAAGATCTCTGCTTTGGCTCCTCAAGAATAA
- a CDS encoding uncharacterized protein (no similarity) — MQQCAKQLLICNHVIYPFKENHFFFPFFLFWCLGDKQIKYRISASHCLLAVPYSRQKLESLSGLSIKGKCQAINFAYDRKLSLVIISVKCNRISLRLGSNYCYQYHFNLNSNAGAQLNLMLISFPILLNWRSVFLDPFDMCLVHTDKISRCLPHFVTKPQI, encoded by the coding sequence ATGCAACAATGCGCCAAACAACTTTTGATTTgtaatcacgtgatatatCCGTTTAAGGAAaaccattttttcttccctttttttttattctgGTGTCTGGGTGATAAACAGATAAAATATCGCATCAGTGCATCGCATTGTTTATTGGCAGTCCCGTATTCCCGTCAAAAATTGGAATCATTGTCCGGGCTATCCATTAAAGGCAAGTGCCAAGCGATCAATTTCGCTTATGACAGAAAACTCAGCCTCGTGATTATCTCCGTTAAGTGCAACAGAATCTCATTGAGATTAGGCTCAAATTACTGTTATCAGTATCACTTCAATCTGAATTCTAACGCAGGGGCTCAACTCAATCTAATGCTCATTTCCTTCCCTATTTTATTGAATTGGCGCAGCGTTTTTTTGGACCCTTTTGACATGTGTCTTGTTCATACCGATAAAATATCACGATGCTTGCCTCATTTTGTAACAAAGCCACAAATAtga
- the RCN2 gene encoding Rcn2p (similar to gnl|GLV|CAGL0J04158g Candida glabrata CAGL0J04158g and weakly similar to YOR220W uniprot|Q12044 Saccharomyces cerevisiae YOR220W Hypothetical ORF) gives MGQPKKTQILVTDLDSEKFNEGWPRSLEETLFQKQFPHITPEYYSPLPFLHRIVIILSSEDEAVRVFQFVQNYVREVLGLTDCKVYLTESLISKPRSKSVDDKDVNSTAAAAAAASAAVKTQSQSQSQSQTTSDSTESSNHSGKKPVLKVNTSYSSSSVTQSEDKNNTISSPSSLSPEQPLSPTKVKLRDDQEEYFYMEPAPQPAHEPTIASANSNIKIDTPVQTEDLRNKSLQAGTAADSDSAIHPRSPSITITSMF, from the coding sequence ATGGGACAACCTAAAAAGACTCAAATCCTCGTCACGGATTTGGACAGTGAGAAGTTTAACGAGGGCTGGCCCCGTTCATTAGAAGAAACGctttttcaaaaacaatTCCCACATATAACACCAGAATATTACTCTCCGTTACCATTTTTGCATAGAATAGTCATTATTTTGAGCTCTGAGGATGAAGCTGTTCGGGTTTTCCAGTTTGTGCAGAATTATGTGAGAGAAGTTCTTGGGTTAACTGATTGTAAGGTTTATTTGACCGAATCATTAATTAGTAAACCAAGATCTAAATCTGTTGACGATAAAGACGTTAATTCTACTGCCGCTGCcgctgctgctgcttctgCTGCAGTGAAAACTCAATCTCAATCTCAATCTCAATCTCAGACGACCAGCGATTCGACGGAATCTTCGAATCATTCAGGTAAGAAACCTGTGTTGAAAGTTAATACCTCATACTCGTCCTCGTCTGTTACTCAATCTGAAGATAAAAATAATACCATATCTAGTCCATCGTCATTATCCCCAGAACAACCACTATCACCTACAAAAGTTAAGTTGAGAgatgatcaagaagaatactTCTACATGGAGCCTGCACCTCAGCCTGCGCATGAGCCCACTATCGCCTCTGCCAATTCTAACATTAAGATAGATACTCCAGTTCAGACTGAAGATCTTCGGAATAAATCTTTGCAGGCAGGCACTGCAGCCGACTCTGACTCCGCAATTCATCCTCGTTCTCCTAGTATAACAATCACTAGTATGTTTTGA
- the COX11 gene encoding Cox11p (similar to uniprot|P19516 YPL132W Saccharomyces cerevisiae COX11 Mitochondrial membrane protein required for assembly of active cytochrome c oxidase) gives MLKFFLRAALPASGIRTSTINRTRFYRTTRLLRNNGTGNKFDLSKLTREEIKEIRDYKISAARRYKDRTVAFYFTSIAVLFLGLAYAAVPLYRAICARTGYGGIPITDKRKFTDDKLIPVDSNKRIRISFTSEVSQILPWKFVPQQREVYVLPGETALAFYKAKNNSDKDIIGMATYSITPGESSPYFNKIQCFCFEEQKLAAGEEVDMPVFFFIDPDFASDPSMRNIDDIILHYTFFKAHYADGSAVSDAAAKPEVITSQ, from the coding sequence ATGCTGAAGTTTTTTTTACGAGCAGCACTCCCTGCTAGCGGTATTAGGACGTCGACGATTAACCGTACCAGATTTTATCGAACCACCAGACTTTTAAGAAACAACGGTACAGGTAATAAGTTTGACCTTTCTAAGCTTACGAGAGAAgagattaaagaaattcGTGATTATAAGATTAGTGCTGCCCGCAGGTACAAGGACCGTACGGTTGCGTTTTATTTCACTAGTATTGCTGTTTTATTTCTGGGACTTGCGTACGCTGCGGTGCCATTATACAGAGCCATCTGTGCTAGAACTGGGTACGGTGGTATTCCAATCACAGACAAGCGTAAGTTTACCGATGATAAGTTGATACCTGTTGATTCTAATAAGAGAATAAGAATTTCGTTTACCAGTGAAGTGTCACAAATTTTGCCATGGAAGTTTGTCCCACAACAGCGCGAAGTTTACGTCTTACCGGGAGAAACCGCTCTTGCATTTTACAAGGCCAAAAACAACAGTGATAAGGATATCATCGGTATGGCTACGTACAGTATCACGCCTGGTGAATCATCTCCttatttcaacaagatTCAGTGTTTCTGTTTCGAGGAACAAAAATTGGCTGCTGGTGAAGAAGTGGACATGCCAgtgttcttctttattgatCCTGATTTCGCTAGTGACCCAAGTATGAGAAATATTGACGACATCATTTTGCATTACACGTTCTTCAAAGCTCATTACGCGGATGGTTCTGCTGTTTCTGATGCAGCAGCAAAACCTGAGGTTATTACATCACAATGA
- the RDS2 gene encoding gluconeogenesis transcription factor RDS2 (similar to uniprot|P19541 Saccharomyces cerevisiae YPL133C RDS2 Regulator of drug sensitivity Transcriptional regulator), with amino-acid sequence MVETKVVKKRKKVNKACVFCRRSHMVCDEQRPCSRCVKRSIGHLCRDEDPEGALPGTVEHSSSSGLELRVPKVDVDNTAGLVDSSRVSLSAPHQLPTAHDHNHDRSLDHQREVQQAQQQQHQHHLDIQPIPAHLAQVMPEHQGSHNPSHTAHGNTTTAGPAAVVHPAHEGVPSINNTTGNNLNSVHGSNMHHALSGTSLGRISSLNQPLFLSEHIGSEFSSLNEFLTMLEDPMLIEPGTPIQHHMNAQITAADHPAQATDQPEYHSQQPLVAHEVTTQPNNMNNSQHPMHTQMQSPVHSNVQNAGGMSPPLLPDDQQPTPKENFFLTAADPSTEINPEDRLKLVINAKLEAGLLQPYNYAKGYSRLQKFMDKYMNQSSKQRILKPLSIIRPAFRAIARSLKDVDLVLVEESFERMLLSYDRVFTSMSMPACLWRRTGEIYRGNKEFASLVDCKVDELRDGKLAIYELMSEESAVNFWEKYGSIAFDKGQKAVLTSCNLRTRDGRQRRPCCFSFTIRRDRYNIPICIVGNFIPIS; translated from the coding sequence ATGGTAGAAACAAAGGTCgtgaagaagagaaagaaagtGAACAAAGCCTGTGTATTCTGCAGAAGATCGCATATGGTTTGTGATGAACAAAGGCCGTGTAGTAGATGTGTTAAACGTTCGATAGGCCATTTGTGCCGGGATGAAGATCCTGAAGGAGCTCTCCCTGGTACTGTAGAGCACTCCAGTAGCAGTGGATTGGAGTTGAGGGTACCCAAGgttgatgttgataatACTGCAGGTCTAGTTGATTCATCAAGGGTGAGTCTTTCTGCCCCGCATCAATTACCGACAGCACATGATCATAACCATGACCGAAGTCTCGATCACCAACGTGAGGTGCAACAAGcacaacagcagcagcaccaACATCATTTGGATATCCAACCGATTCCTGCACATTTAGCCCAGGTCATGCCTGAGCACCAGGGTTCTCATAATCCGAGTCATACAGCCCATGGCAATACTACTACTGCGGGCCCAGCAGCTGTAGTACACCCTGCGCATGAGGGAGTACCTTCTATCAATAATACTACTGGTAATAATCTAAACTCTGTACATGGATCGAATATGCATCACGCACTGTCTGGTACTTCGTTAGGTCGGATCTCATCATTAAATCAGCCacttttcctttctgaGCACATCGGTTCGGAGTTCAGTTCATTGAATGAGTTCTTGACAATGCTTGAGGACCCTATGCTAATAGAGCCTGGAACCCCCATACAGCATCATATGAATGCTCAGATAACAGCTGCTGACCACCCGGCGCAAGCAACCGACCAACCCGAATATCACTCTCAGCAGCCACTTGTAGCACATGAAGTTACCACGCAGCCCAACAATATGAACAATTCGCAACATCCAATGCACACACAAATGCAATCACCAGTGCACAGCAACGTGCAAAATGCAGGAGGAATGTCACCGCCTCTTCTGCCCGATGATCAACAACCGACCCCAAAGGAAAATTTCTTCCTTACTGCTGCAGATCCGTCCACAGAAATTAATCCAGAAGACAGACTTAAACTAGTCATCAATGCTAAGTTAGAGGCTGGTCTACTACAGCCGTATAACTACGCCAAGGGATATTCGCGGTTACAAAAATTTATGGACAAATATATGAATCAATCATCTAAGCAAAGAATCTTAAAGCCTCTATCTATAATTCGTCCAGCTTTCCGTGCTATCGCTAGATCATTGAAGGATGTGGATCTTGTGTTGGTAgaagaaagttttgaaagaatgcTACTTTCATATGACCGTGTTTTCACATCCATGTCCATGCCAGCATGTTTATGGAGACGTACTGGTGAAATATACCGTGGTAATAAGGAATTTGCATCGTTAGTGGATTGTAAAGTCGACGAGCTTCGTGATGGTAAGCTTGCTATTTATGAGTTGATGAGCGAAGAGAGTGCTGTCAACTTTTGGGAGAAATACGGGTCAATTGCCTTTGATAAGGGACAAAAAGCAGTTTTGACCAGCTGTAATTTAAGAACAAGAGATGGCAGACAAAGAAGGCCGTGCTGTTTTAGTTTTACGATAAGGAGAGACAGATACAATATTCCTATCTGCATAGTAGGTAACTTCATACCTATATCATGA
- the MCT1 gene encoding [acyl-carrier-protein] S-malonyltransferase (similar to uniprot|Q12283 Saccharomyces cerevisiae YOR221C MCT1 Predicted malonyl-CoA:ACP transferase putative component of a type-II mitochondrial fatty acid synthase that produces intermediates for phospholipid remodeling), whose product MSGRLLSFPGQGSKVLLDRLQRWAANVSGFKDVSLIDRFTGTLEQPETIAACSNLLYSNWLTDNANQNSNGKTYVIGHSLGELNALNASVNGLAFGCKDIIEIASFRNQLMVEATQRYLEKCRITDDSFELWAVTNVRSKNLRKDLSAVLDSNITNSSVDKPCSIKLANDNAVNQCVITGLSNDIQKLVETCKMENLRHKFTKLDSPFSIPFHNINVLRSIQEPLYDFIWDTLKENGKHHFINEKVENGIFSNIDGKLTYQFDTALENFVAGSCNIVNFVDSCKNISSLSSVEKAYHFGPGTSIGKLIERNLKTCDISHNFID is encoded by the coding sequence ATGTCCGGACGGTTATTAAGTTTTCCGGGTCAGGGCAGCAAAGTACTTCTAGACAGGTTACAGCGTTGGGCTGCTAATGTCTCGGGATTTAAAGACGTAAGCTTGATCGACAGATTCACTGGTACATTGGAACAACCGGAAACTATCGCTGCATGTTCGAACCTTTTATATAGCAATTGGTTAACGGATAATGCGAATCAGAATTCAAACGGTAAAACTTATGTTATTGGACATTCGCTTGGAGAATTGAATGCTCTGAATGCAAGTGTCAATGGATTGGCCTTCGGATGTAAAGATATCATAGAAATTGCATCGTTTCGGAACCAACTAATGGTAGAAGCCACCCAACGCTATTTAGAAAAGTGTAGAATAACCGATGATTCCTTTGAGTTGTGGGCCGTTACAAATGTCCGAAGTAAAAATTTAAGGAAGGACCTATCGGCTGTTTTAGATTCCAATATAACAAACTCTTCGGTTGACAAACCGTGTAGCATCAAACTGGCTAATGACAATGCAGTCAACCAATGCGTTATTACAGGGTTATCCAATGATATCCAGAAACTTGTGGAAACATGCAAGATGGAAAATCTAAGACACAAATTTACTAAATTGGATAGTCCGTTTTCCATTCCTTTCCACAATATAAATGTTCTACGATCCATTCAGGAACCATTATACGATTTCATTTGGGATACACTAAAGGAAAATGGGAAACACCATTTTATCAATGAGAAGGTGGAAAATGGCATTTTTTCTAATATAGACGGTAAGTTGACGTACCAATTCGATACTGCGTTAGAAAATTTTGTCGCAGGTAGTTGCAACATTGTCAACTTCGTCGATTCCTGTAAAAACATATCTTCACTATCAAGCGTAGAAAAGGCATACCATTTTGGTCCTGGTACATCTATTGGGAAACTTATTGAACGCAACCTCAAGACATGCGATATCTCTCATAATTTTATCGATTGA
- a CDS encoding uncharacterized protein (similar to uniprot|Q03028 Saccharomyces cerevisiae YPL134C ODC1 Mitochondrial inner membrane transporter exports 2-oxoadipate and 2-oxoglutarate from the mitochondrial matrix to the cytosol for use in lysine and glutamate biosynthesis and in lysine catabolism): MSDQKPLPFVYQFMAGAVAGVSEILVMYPLDMVKTVMQLQVSGGSGPQYKGVFDCLKQIAAKEGPSRLYKGISSPILMEAPKRATKFACNDEFQKIYKDLFGAEKLTQPLSILSGASAGICESFVVVPFELVKIRLQDVSSKFTSPIAVVKNIVEKEGILAMYNGLESTMWRHGIWNAGYFGIIFQVRALLPKASTKSEQTRNDLLAGTVGGTLSSLLSTPFDVVKSRVQNTAVIPGVPRKYNWSWPALATIYKEEGFKALYKGFVPKVLRLGPGGGILLVVFTGVMDFFRTVHEKK; this comes from the coding sequence ATGTCTGATCAAAAGCCTTTGCCATTCGTCTACCAGTTCATGGCTGGTGCCGTTGCTGGTGTTTCCGAAATTTTGGTGATGTATCCTTTGGATATGGTCAAGACCGTTATGCAATTGCAGGTTTCTGGCGGTTCCGGTCCCCAATACAAAGGTGTTTTCGACTGTTTGAAGCAAATCGCTGCTAAGGAAGGACCATCCCGTCTTTACAAGGGTATCTCATCTCCAATTCTAATGGAAGCCCCAAAGAGAGCTACCAAGTTTGCTTGTAACGATGAATTCCAAAAAATTTACAAAGACTTGTTCGGTGCCGAGAAGTTGACCCAACCATTATCTATTTTGTCCGGTGCTTCTGCTGGTATTTGTGAATCGTTCGTCGTTGTGCCATTCGAATTGGTCAAGATTAGATTACAGGATGTCTCTTCCAAGTTCACCAGTCCAATCGCTGTCGTTAAGAATATCGTCGAAAAGGAAGGTATATTGGCGATGTACAATGGGTTAGAATCTACTATGTGGAGACATGGTATCTGGAATGCAGGTTATTTCGGTATCATTTTCCAAGTCAGAGCTCTTTTGCCAAAGGCTTCTACCAAATCTGAACAAACCAGAAACGATTTGTTAGCTGGTACCGTAGGTGGTACTTTAAGTTCTCTATTGTCTACTCCATTCGACGTTGTTAAATCAAGAGTTCAAAACACTGCCGTCATCCCTGGTGTCCCAAGAAAGTACAATTGGAGTTGGCCAGCTTTGGCTACCATCTACAAGGAAGAAGGTTTCAAGGCTCTATATAAGGGTTTCGTTCCAAAGGTCTTGAGATTGGGTCCAGGTGGTGGTATCCTATTGGTGGTTTTCACCGGTGTCATGGACTTCTTCAGAACTGTCcatgaaaagaaatga
- the DSC3 gene encoding Dsc3p (similar to uniprot|Q12015 Saccharomyces cerevisiae YOR223W Hypothetical ORF), whose amino-acid sequence MSLSETGHGRKAVVIRFANDTIADLQLDITNIDPTLVTTSWLRRMCRQLKPTETRGKRLRFIKNGRPLNSHSDLGIESFKDNPNITEMYIHGIIGAGLTAEELINEDNLDDDFSNTNENGTTQAIGFDRLRSVGFSEQEIDLLRQQFLATYGDLETMPNQQQRDIRQLEEQWMETGVNDPQGQQFNSIGIANWKSNMDLLIGLSIGSLLGVFSLLLLKQQGLFSQRQKMSIVAGLIFNIAWWIRSF is encoded by the coding sequence ATGTCTTTAAGTGAAACCGGGCATGGAAGGAAAGCAGTGGTGATTAGGTTTGCCAATGATACCATAGCAGACTTACAATTGGATATCACTAATATAGATCCTACATTAGTTACTACATCATGGTTAAGGAGGATGTGTCGTCAATTGAAACCGACAGAGACTCGTGGTAAGCGGTTACGATTCATTAAAAATGGTAGACCGTTAAATTCTCATTCTGATCTTGGCATCGAAAGCTTCAAGGATAACCCAAATATCACAGAGATGTACATTCATGGTATAATAGGAGCAGGTTTGACTGCGGAAGAGCTGATAAACGAAGATAAtcttgatgatgatttttcTAATACGAATGAAAACGGTACAACACAGGCCATTGGCTTCGATAGGTTACGCAGCGTGGGTTTTTCCGAACAGGAGATTGATTTGCTACGTCAGCAGTTTCTAGCCACTTATGGAGATTTAGAAACAATGCCTAACCAGCAGCAGCGAGATATTAGACAGCTAGAAGAACAATGGATGGAGACCGGAGTCAACGATCCACAGGGACAGCAATTTAACTCCATTGGAATAGCTAATTGGAAAAGCAACATGGACCTCTTGATTGGATTAAGTATAGGGTCCTTGTTGGGCGTTTTCAGTCTATTACTATTAAAACAGCAGGGTTTATTCTCGCAGCGCCAAAAGATGTCGATAGTAGCAGGTCTAATATTCAACATTGCTTGGTGGATACGTTCCTTTTAG